From a single Miscanthus floridulus cultivar M001 chromosome 8, ASM1932011v1, whole genome shotgun sequence genomic region:
- the LOC136469792 gene encoding polyadenylate-binding protein 8-like, with protein sequence MPDPGMHSVGAVMPSPHEIGVMPIRDDSVSQPVQIGALATALANAPPDQLMEMDQTEVLHLLEFTDALKAMVAETMEVLRSSQHLQQSNASPEQQLVNLSLNGGVVSS encoded by the coding sequence ATGCCTGATCCTGGCATGCATAGTGTTGGGGCTGTGATGCCATCTCCACATGAGATAGGAGTGATGCCAATAAGAGATGATAGTGTCTCACAGCCTGTTCAAATTGGGGCACTAGCCACTGCACTTGCTAATGCCCCACCTGATCAGCTTATGGAGATGGACCAGACGGAGGTTCTCCACCTGCTAGAGTTCACAGATGCTCTCAAGGCAATGGTTGCTGAAACCATGGAGGTCCTACGTTCTAGCCAGCATCTCCAGCAAAGCAATGCCTCCCCCGAGCAGCAGCTGGTTAATCTGTCACTGAATGGCGGTGTCGTCTCCAGCTGA